From a region of the bacterium genome:
- a CDS encoding ABC transporter ATP-binding protein, which produces MTTYLKFINPFKRYPGHLIGTAACTLFYVVFNALSLWLVAPVLKVIFLPNNPNANASPVPMGGLSGWYESLKTWSWDVLGGSDPVHMLPRLCVALIIVFLIKNLFGYGQLHFVSYVEQKMIKDLRDTVFAHVARLPYSYFDRRPTGEVMSNVMNDVAAISITFQRVFTQLLRDPLTVITLLIVLISISWKMTLMALLIVPLFGVIYKWTGQSLKRKSWRIQERLGNITSHLQEAISGARVIKAFGTERREAEKFEAGTQELFRQNLRLARLERLAPPLSESIGVFIIALVLFFGGQQVLTGSGVDAEDFIRFIVVLFSILAPARNLGSVMNSLQIGAAAGVRIEEVLNEKPEPVQTGSTAPIRFEKAIVFDRVHFRYETSNEWVLRDINLIIHKNEKIALVGRSGSGKSTLANLIPRFYEPQQGLITVDGQPLKELPLTALRSQVSTVSQDVFLFNDTVRNNICYGLSGVEDARLQEAIERSHSGEFIRQLPHGLETMVGERGTQLSGGQKQRIAIARALLRDSPILIFDEATSALDAESERFVQKALDELFLKRTVIIIAHRLTSVRHADRIVVMDKGKISDMGSHTELLRSSALYAMLTRLFEHGADA; this is translated from the coding sequence ATGACAACTTACCTCAAATTCATAAATCCTTTTAAGCGGTATCCCGGGCATTTGATCGGGACGGCGGCGTGTACGCTGTTTTACGTGGTGTTCAACGCGCTCTCGCTGTGGCTGGTGGCTCCGGTGCTGAAGGTGATTTTTCTGCCGAACAATCCGAATGCGAACGCGTCGCCGGTGCCGATGGGCGGGCTGTCGGGCTGGTACGAGTCGCTGAAGACATGGTCATGGGATGTGCTGGGCGGAAGCGATCCGGTGCATATGCTGCCGCGGCTGTGCGTGGCGCTGATTATCGTGTTTCTGATCAAGAATCTGTTCGGGTACGGGCAGTTGCATTTTGTCTCGTACGTCGAGCAGAAGATGATCAAGGATCTGCGGGATACGGTATTCGCGCATGTGGCTCGTCTCCCCTACTCTTATTTCGACCGCCGGCCCACGGGCGAAGTGATGTCCAACGTGATGAACGACGTGGCGGCGATCAGCATCACCTTTCAGCGAGTGTTTACCCAGCTCCTGCGCGATCCGCTGACGGTGATCACGCTCTTGATTGTGCTGATTTCGATCTCGTGGAAGATGACGCTGATGGCGCTGCTCATCGTGCCGCTCTTCGGGGTGATCTACAAGTGGACGGGGCAGAGTCTCAAGCGCAAGAGCTGGCGGATTCAGGAGCGGCTGGGGAATATCACGTCGCACTTGCAGGAGGCCATTTCCGGCGCGCGGGTGATCAAGGCTTTCGGAACGGAGCGGCGGGAAGCGGAGAAGTTCGAAGCGGGCACGCAGGAACTGTTCCGGCAGAATCTGCGGCTGGCGCGGCTGGAACGGCTGGCGCCGCCGCTCTCGGAGAGTATCGGCGTGTTTATTATCGCGCTGGTGCTGTTCTTCGGCGGGCAGCAGGTGTTGACGGGCAGCGGCGTGGACGCGGAAGATTTTATCCGGTTCATCGTGGTGCTGTTTTCGATTTTGGCTCCGGCGCGCAACCTCGGCAGCGTGATGAACAGTCTGCAGATCGGCGCGGCGGCGGGAGTGCGGATCGAGGAGGTGCTGAATGAAAAGCCCGAGCCGGTGCAAACCGGCAGCACGGCGCCGATCCGGTTCGAGAAGGCGATTGTGTTCGACCGGGTGCATTTCCGCTATGAGACCTCCAATGAATGGGTGCTCAGGGATATCAATCTGATCATCCACAAGAACGAGAAAATCGCGCTGGTGGGACGAAGCGGCAGCGGCAAGAGCACACTGGCGAATCTGATTCCGCGTTTTTACGAGCCGCAGCAGGGACTGATTACGGTGGACGGCCAGCCGCTGAAGGAGTTGCCGCTGACCGCGCTGCGGTCACAGGTGAGTACGGTCAGCCAGGACGTGTTCCTGTTCAATGACACGGTGCGCAACAATATTTGCTACGGGCTGAGCGGCGTGGAAGACGCGCGCTTGCAGGAAGCGATTGAGCGGTCCCATTCGGGAGAGTTCATCCGCCAGCTTCCGCACGGGTTGGAGACGATGGTGGGAGAGCGCGGGACGCAGCTCTCGGGCGGACAGAAGCAGCGGATAGCGATTGCGCGCGCGCTGCTGAGGGATTCACCGATTCTGATATTCGACGAGGCGACGTCGGCGCTGGATGCGGAATCGGAGCGGTTTGTGCAGAAGGCGCTCGACGAGCTGTTTTTGAAGCGGACGGTGATTATCATTGCGCACCGCTTGACGAGCGTACGCCACGCGGACCGGATTGTGGTGATGGACAAGGGCAAAATTTCCGACATGGGAAGTCATACCGAGTTGCTGCGGTCGAGCGCGTTGTACGCGATGCTGACGCGGCTGTTCGAACACGGCGCCGACGCGTAG
- a CDS encoding FeoA family protein has translation MTTVDTAHTANFTLKGPAVPLTQLPLGSRCRVEAVDENSESLLRLMEMGLTPGAVVVMEREAPLKSPYSLRLPGCTLAVRREDAERVLVTLLPESSAEGK, from the coding sequence ATGACCACCGTCGACACCGCTCACACCGCCAATTTCACGCTGAAAGGCCCCGCCGTGCCTCTCACCCAACTCCCGCTTGGATCCCGCTGTCGGGTCGAGGCGGTCGATGAAAACTCCGAAAGCCTGCTCCGGCTGATGGAAATGGGCCTGACACCGGGAGCGGTCGTGGTGATGGAACGCGAAGCCCCCCTTAAGAGCCCCTACAGCCTGCGCCTGCCGGGCTGCACCTTGGCCGTCCGGCGTGAAGATGCCGAACGTGTGCTGGTTACCCTGTTGCCCGAGTCCTCTGCCGAAGGTAAGTAG
- a CDS encoding metallophosphoesterase has protein sequence MSETHSQSTYEKVIAALLVLAMALAGWGPFVLESLKLPFIERFLMPVSLAFAVIALGLIYDAAERLLGNGRGLYAAALLCSLPATGMVGADPGMLQDSALMMVGAVGIWMASRARGEERPFFLGFIGVLLVGAGYAFGWRSGAIALAFAALLAARQGKHAVVWSVVLMICYGLGAAIHGLMPLTLPVPDSVIPPQSVMVWQALLPLLPWGLFIFPALWALLKRSTSAKPWWADACAVTVMAVVATLLSGESMVKAAAAVAPLIALLGADMVWTDFRDEFAAARKRLTTLPGVLTVVILVLLPLLSALHIQGNPTVAVWQGIMAVVLATALAWTISQNLPRWSFVLMFAAGILLARLANQSESLVFDPGAAAPAGIALLPLLMVLMAGGAVWLIFFLLLRRGEKPTQDGDYLFSGENFRRFTALKRDGQGGETVALQATLDSTYSFAIFGDVTGAESPFSTRRSGFLAFRALMRKLAEDRPAFAVSLGDLASQATRYSYQRIHSLLRQIPVPLAVTPGNHDLLTQGEREHRYFHQLFGADNAAFRIGPVQFIILNNGWGSIQPQQFVWLEKVLPEKPAPYTLVFCHKPPFELRQDVFYAMENREHAARLHSILRKRGATAVFSGHIHSLLSEMRDGVTYVISGGGGSKLLSAGDQYHYLSVTVSDTELVVRALPLSSRGAGSSPLLELRFAPRT, from the coding sequence ATGAGCGAGACGCACTCGCAGAGCACTTACGAGAAAGTGATCGCCGCCCTTCTGGTTTTGGCGATGGCCCTGGCAGGCTGGGGGCCGTTCGTGCTGGAGTCTCTGAAGCTGCCCTTCATCGAACGGTTTTTGATGCCGGTGTCGCTGGCGTTTGCGGTGATTGCGCTGGGGCTGATTTACGATGCGGCGGAGCGGCTGCTGGGCAACGGGCGCGGGCTGTATGCGGCGGCGCTGCTCTGTTCACTGCCCGCGACAGGGATGGTGGGGGCCGATCCGGGAATGTTGCAGGATTCCGCGCTGATGATGGTGGGGGCGGTGGGGATCTGGATGGCCTCGCGGGCACGCGGTGAAGAGCGTCCGTTCTTCCTCGGCTTTATCGGTGTTTTGCTGGTGGGGGCGGGCTACGCGTTTGGCTGGAGATCGGGCGCCATTGCGCTGGCGTTTGCGGCGCTGCTTGCGGCGCGGCAGGGCAAACACGCAGTGGTGTGGTCTGTGGTGCTGATGATTTGTTATGGTTTGGGTGCGGCGATTCACGGACTGATGCCGCTGACGCTGCCCGTGCCGGATTCGGTGATCCCGCCGCAGTCGGTTATGGTGTGGCAGGCGCTGCTGCCGCTGCTGCCGTGGGGACTTTTCATTTTTCCCGCACTGTGGGCGCTGCTGAAGCGGAGCACGAGCGCCAAGCCGTGGTGGGCGGATGCCTGCGCGGTAACGGTGATGGCAGTGGTGGCCACGCTGCTTTCCGGCGAGAGCATGGTGAAGGCCGCAGCGGCGGTGGCTCCGTTGATTGCGCTGCTGGGCGCGGATATGGTGTGGACGGATTTCCGCGACGAATTTGCCGCCGCGCGAAAGCGGCTGACCACGCTGCCGGGTGTGCTGACCGTTGTGATACTTGTATTGCTGCCGCTACTGTCGGCGCTGCATATACAGGGAAATCCGACGGTGGCCGTGTGGCAAGGGATCATGGCTGTTGTGCTGGCGACGGCGCTGGCGTGGACGATCAGCCAGAATTTGCCGCGCTGGAGTTTTGTGCTGATGTTTGCCGCGGGAATTCTACTGGCGCGGTTAGCCAATCAGAGCGAGTCTCTGGTTTTCGATCCGGGCGCGGCGGCACCGGCAGGCATTGCTCTCCTGCCTCTGCTGATGGTGCTGATGGCCGGCGGAGCCGTGTGGCTGATCTTCTTTTTGCTGCTGCGGCGGGGAGAAAAGCCGACGCAGGACGGCGACTATCTGTTCAGTGGAGAGAATTTCCGCCGCTTTACCGCATTAAAGCGTGACGGCCAAGGGGGCGAGACCGTTGCCCTGCAGGCAACTCTGGACAGCACGTATTCATTTGCGATTTTTGGCGACGTAACCGGAGCGGAATCCCCCTTCAGCACGCGGCGCAGCGGATTTCTGGCATTCCGCGCGCTGATGAGAAAGCTGGCTGAAGACCGCCCGGCGTTTGCCGTTTCCCTCGGCGATCTGGCGTCGCAGGCTACAAGGTATTCGTATCAGCGCATTCACTCGCTGCTGCGGCAGATTCCGGTGCCGCTGGCGGTGACGCCGGGCAATCATGATCTGCTGACGCAGGGCGAGCGGGAGCACCGGTATTTCCACCAGCTTTTCGGCGCGGACAACGCCGCGTTCCGCATCGGACCCGTGCAGTTTATTATCTTGAATAACGGCTGGGGTTCGATTCAGCCGCAGCAGTTTGTGTGGCTGGAGAAGGTTCTGCCGGAAAAACCCGCGCCGTACACGCTGGTCTTCTGCCACAAGCCGCCGTTTGAACTGCGGCAGGATGTTTTCTACGCGATGGAAAACCGCGAGCATGCCGCGCGGCTGCACAGCATTTTGCGCAAGCGCGGGGCGACGGCGGTATTCTCCGGGCACATTCACTCGCTGCTGTCCGAAATGCGCGACGGTGTGACCTATGTGATTTCCGGCGGCGGCGGCTCGAAGCTGCTGTCCGCCGGCGACCAGTATCATTATTTATCCGTGACGGTCAGCGACACGGAACTTGTGGTGCGCGCCCTGCCGCTTTCTTCGCGCGGCGCGGGCTCCTCTCCCCTGCTCGAACTGCGATTTGCTCCCCGCACATGA
- a CDS encoding glycosyltransferase family 4 protein produces MEKPRILFVSKYHLLTSIQGGSEERVWLLSTELARRGWDVHCISEMKKTPDPAVVDGVTLHALPPQRSPFVANRLALRRLLTKLRPAVVVSIVYDLYTHHTMLEAPAGTLKVWASASEADGSFLPRLKLVKQNFGAARFYAHLLRFVYPTWMARRGVRAADLVLAQHTGQQEALAAGGIDSVVLHNPQTSVPENEVQSHLGKPLVLWAGGIKDWKRPRLFIELARRCRDLDADFVMIGNIQEPKYRAILDAATRKLPHLRYDGAVPRNRVGEYFQKAHLLVSTSQAEGYPNTFIHAMMRGVPIVSLDVNPDRLLTDKGLGRFATNLNDLEKAVRELLANSDKRREIGARAREYAVREFDLGFVVDQLEGLLAQRGVGRGEIGNRK; encoded by the coding sequence ATGGAAAAGCCCCGCATTCTGTTTGTCTCCAAGTACCATTTGCTGACCAGTATTCAGGGCGGCTCAGAGGAGCGGGTGTGGTTGCTTTCAACTGAACTTGCGCGGCGGGGCTGGGATGTCCACTGCATAAGTGAGATGAAGAAAACGCCGGATCCGGCGGTAGTGGATGGCGTGACGTTGCATGCACTGCCACCGCAGCGATCACCCTTTGTGGCGAACCGGCTGGCCTTGCGCAGGTTGCTCACGAAGCTGAGGCCTGCGGTGGTGGTGAGTATTGTGTATGATCTCTACACCCATCACACCATGCTGGAGGCTCCTGCGGGAACACTAAAGGTCTGGGCATCGGCCTCTGAGGCGGATGGGTCCTTCTTGCCCAGACTCAAGCTGGTGAAGCAGAATTTCGGCGCAGCACGGTTCTATGCCCATCTGTTGCGATTTGTTTATCCCACCTGGATGGCGCGGCGGGGAGTACGGGCAGCGGATCTGGTGCTGGCCCAGCATACCGGCCAGCAAGAGGCACTGGCCGCCGGAGGAATTGACAGTGTGGTGCTGCACAATCCACAGACAAGCGTCCCGGAGAATGAAGTTCAATCTCATCTGGGCAAGCCGCTGGTGTTGTGGGCGGGGGGAATCAAAGACTGGAAAAGGCCGCGCCTGTTTATTGAGTTGGCACGCCGTTGCCGGGACTTGGATGCGGATTTTGTGATGATCGGCAATATTCAGGAGCCGAAGTACCGGGCAATTTTGGATGCGGCCACACGGAAGCTGCCGCATTTGCGGTATGATGGCGCGGTGCCGCGCAACCGGGTGGGGGAGTATTTTCAGAAGGCCCATCTGCTGGTGAGTACCAGTCAGGCAGAAGGCTATCCCAATACCTTCATCCATGCGATGATGCGCGGAGTGCCGATTGTTTCCTTAGATGTCAATCCCGACCGGCTGCTGACGGACAAGGGGCTGGGACGATTTGCGACCAACCTCAATGACCTCGAAAAGGCGGTGCGGGAGTTGCTGGCGAATAGCGACAAGCGGCGGGAGATCGGTGCACGAGCCCGGGAGTATGCCGTGCGGGAATTTGATCTGGGTTTTGTGGTGGATCAGCTTGAGGGGCTGCTGGCGCAACGAGGAGTGGGGCGAGGGGAAATAGGAAATAGGAAATAG
- a CDS encoding glycosyltransferase family 9 protein encodes MKLRGPASFPTPSRVLIVQVRRIGDVLLDTPALRAIATRFPEAKIDFIAESPSDEGMWGNPRIDRLLLAPRGSGVRDFLKFVSKIREHRYDWTIDFLSNPRSAQFAFCSGATVRVGLDRRGRRWAYTHRIIEEAADRDLYAVDLRLKALEIMGVPPAGRELEIYADTIDTVERDRVDAAVALLPKGAPVVALSTGTPNPGKLYPPDLTAEVIAGLRRAGFSVIVTAGPGETPLAEDALKLVKDPPPLLRGARVPTLAALYRHVDLYVGPDSSPKHVAVACGLPTVTIFGLARVANWNDSDNPRNVVVTAPGGIPEGIDEAEFVRRGYLRTISPQVVVQAAKDVLGK; translated from the coding sequence ATGAAACTCCGTGGTCCCGCCTCTTTTCCTACTCCTTCGCGCGTGCTGATTGTTCAGGTGCGGCGCATCGGCGACGTGCTGCTCGACACGCCGGCCCTGCGCGCGATTGCGACGCGTTTCCCCGAGGCGAAAATAGATTTTATCGCCGAGTCGCCTTCGGATGAAGGGATGTGGGGCAATCCTCGCATTGACCGCTTGCTGCTGGCACCGCGCGGGAGCGGTGTGCGCGATTTTTTGAAATTCGTGTCGAAGATCCGCGAGCACCGCTACGACTGGACGATTGATTTTCTCTCCAATCCGCGCAGCGCGCAGTTTGCATTTTGTTCCGGCGCGACGGTTCGCGTGGGGCTGGACCGCCGGGGGCGTCGCTGGGCGTACACACACCGGATCATCGAAGAGGCGGCGGACCGCGATTTGTACGCGGTGGACTTGCGGCTGAAGGCACTCGAGATTATGGGAGTGCCGCCCGCCGGACGCGAACTGGAGATTTACGCGGACACGATTGACACGGTGGAACGGGACCGCGTTGACGCGGCGGTGGCGCTGCTGCCCAAGGGCGCGCCGGTGGTGGCGCTGTCGACGGGGACGCCCAATCCCGGCAAGTTGTATCCGCCGGATTTGACCGCCGAGGTGATAGCGGGACTGCGCCGTGCGGGATTTTCGGTAATCGTGACGGCGGGGCCGGGCGAGACACCGCTGGCGGAAGACGCGTTGAAACTGGTAAAGGATCCGCCGCCGCTGCTGCGGGGGGCGCGGGTGCCGACACTGGCGGCGTTGTACCGGCATGTGGATTTGTATGTGGGGCCGGATTCGTCGCCGAAACATGTGGCGGTGGCGTGCGGGCTGCCGACGGTGACGATTTTCGGTTTGGCGCGGGTGGCCAACTGGAATGATTCGGACAATCCGCGAAACGTGGTGGTGACGGCGCCGGGAGGAATTCCCGAGGGGATCGACGAGGCGGAGTTTGTGCGGCGGGGTTATCTGCGCACGATTTCGCCGCAGGTGGTGGTGCAGGCGGCGAAGGATGTTTTGGGCAAATAA
- a CDS encoding four helix bundle protein — MDVRKDRLRQRTREFAVRIVRLTGALPKAGPTRNLAEQLLRSGTSVGAHYAESCRSKSKADFANKITGAMQELEETIYWIYVIENSGIVKAERLSQLKGEMSELMAIFVTMVKHTRSDSTP; from the coding sequence ATGGATGTTCGCAAGGACCGCCTGCGGCAAAGGACGCGGGAATTTGCGGTGCGTATTGTGCGGTTGACGGGCGCGCTACCCAAGGCCGGACCGACGCGCAACCTCGCCGAACAGCTTCTCCGCTCAGGCACATCGGTCGGGGCCCATTACGCCGAGTCATGCCGTTCAAAATCTAAAGCGGATTTTGCCAACAAGATTACCGGTGCCATGCAGGAGCTCGAAGAAACCATTTATTGGATATATGTTATCGAAAACAGCGGCATCGTTAAGGCGGAGAGACTTTCCCAGTTGAAGGGCGAAATGTCGGAACTCATGGCGATTTTTGTGACGATGGTCAAGCACACCCGGTCTGATAGCACCCCTTAG
- the feoB gene encoding ferrous iron transport protein B, giving the protein MAQCHTDTVVREKVAAGRRVIAIAGNPNAGKTTVFNALTGTRQRVGNYPGVTVERKVGTLHLPSGEVADIVDLPGCYSLVARSPEEQISHDVLLGELEGEPRPDLVVIVVDASNLQRNLFLATQIRDLGLPMIVALNMMDIARERGSEVMPHKLSEALGCPVVPLVARKGEGLDDLLALLERTACGCSECTCGLAPRFIDALPAALEKPVEALSQGLIQSGLASEESSRAEALWLLVSSFEGEDAVKVSPTHAALTRRVRTEFKLSPRQMRAIETSARYHYLKDLMFLAACVEMDRPHRLTDRLDRVLLHRVFGPLIFLAVMALVFQSIFSWVTPAMDLIQSGVGLVESGVSHLLPDGLFKELVLQGAIAGVGNVLVFLPQILVLFLFVGLLEDIGYMARAAFLMDRIMARVGLDGRAFLPLLSSFACAIPGIMATRTIAGRKDRLVTILVAPLMSCSARLPVYTLIIGTVFAASRPVWGFFTVGGLVLMSMYLFSITVGITMAAIFKRTLLKSPPPPLLLELPTYKLPSLKSVALNVFDRGKLFVIRAGTVILAATVIVWAVIHVPLRHVDLAPLTAERAAVISDASLDSPAQTAALNLIQAKEDALRIEHSIGGSLGKLIEPVIAPLGFDWKMGVGIIASFAAREVFVSGLAVVNGVGSADENSSDLRQTLRAEKRPGSGAPVYTPLLGLALMVFFVLACQCMSTVAIVRRETNSWRWPAFMIAYMSILAWLGAFAVYQGGHLLGLS; this is encoded by the coding sequence TTGGCCCAATGCCATACAGATACCGTTGTTCGTGAGAAGGTCGCCGCCGGTCGGCGGGTAATTGCCATTGCCGGCAATCCCAACGCCGGAAAGACGACCGTTTTTAATGCCCTCACCGGAACCCGCCAGCGCGTCGGCAACTACCCCGGCGTCACCGTCGAACGCAAAGTCGGCACCCTCCACCTGCCTTCGGGTGAAGTGGCCGACATCGTCGACCTTCCCGGCTGCTACAGCCTCGTCGCGCGTTCCCCGGAAGAACAGATTTCCCATGACGTCCTTCTCGGTGAACTGGAAGGTGAGCCCCGCCCGGACCTCGTGGTCATCGTGGTTGATGCCTCCAATCTGCAGCGCAATCTCTTCTTAGCCACTCAGATCCGCGATCTGGGACTTCCCATGATCGTCGCCCTCAATATGATGGACATCGCCCGCGAGCGCGGCTCCGAAGTCATGCCCCACAAGCTCTCCGAGGCTTTGGGCTGCCCGGTTGTGCCTCTCGTCGCGCGCAAGGGTGAAGGGCTGGATGATCTGCTCGCGCTGCTCGAGCGTACCGCCTGCGGATGCAGTGAATGCACCTGTGGCCTCGCGCCGCGTTTCATTGATGCACTCCCCGCCGCGCTGGAAAAACCCGTTGAAGCCCTCTCGCAGGGCCTGATCCAAAGCGGTCTGGCCTCTGAAGAATCCTCCCGCGCCGAAGCCCTCTGGCTGCTCGTGTCTTCGTTCGAAGGCGAGGATGCCGTCAAGGTCTCGCCGACCCATGCCGCCCTCACACGCCGCGTGCGCACCGAGTTCAAGCTTTCGCCACGGCAGATGCGCGCTATTGAAACCAGTGCGCGCTATCACTATCTGAAGGACCTGATGTTCCTCGCGGCCTGCGTCGAAATGGACCGGCCGCACCGCCTCACCGACCGCCTCGACCGCGTGCTCCTGCACCGCGTCTTCGGTCCGCTGATCTTTCTCGCCGTCATGGCCCTGGTCTTCCAATCCATCTTCTCCTGGGTGACTCCCGCCATGGACCTCATCCAGTCCGGAGTCGGCCTCGTGGAAAGCGGCGTCAGTCATCTCCTTCCCGATGGCCTCTTCAAGGAACTGGTGCTGCAAGGGGCCATCGCCGGCGTCGGCAATGTGCTGGTCTTCCTACCGCAGATTCTTGTCTTATTCCTCTTTGTCGGTCTGCTCGAAGACATCGGTTACATGGCGCGCGCCGCCTTCCTCATGGACCGCATCATGGCCCGTGTGGGTCTGGATGGCCGCGCGTTTCTGCCGCTGCTCTCCAGCTTTGCCTGTGCCATTCCCGGCATTATGGCCACTCGCACCATCGCCGGACGCAAGGACCGCCTCGTCACCATTCTCGTCGCGCCGCTTATGTCGTGCAGCGCGCGTCTCCCGGTCTACACGCTGATCATCGGTACTGTCTTCGCCGCCAGCCGTCCCGTGTGGGGTTTCTTCACCGTCGGTGGTCTCGTGCTGATGAGCATGTATCTCTTTTCCATCACCGTCGGCATCACCATGGCGGCCATCTTCAAGCGCACACTCTTAAAGAGTCCGCCGCCGCCGTTGCTGCTCGAACTTCCGACCTACAAACTCCCGTCGCTGAAATCCGTCGCGCTCAATGTCTTTGATCGCGGCAAACTGTTCGTCATCCGCGCCGGTACCGTCATTCTGGCCGCCACCGTCATCGTCTGGGCCGTCATCCATGTGCCGCTGCGTCATGTCGACCTTGCGCCGCTGACTGCCGAACGCGCCGCCGTCATATCTGACGCCTCGCTCGATTCCCCCGCCCAAACCGCCGCGCTGAATCTCATTCAGGCAAAAGAAGACGCGCTGAGAATCGAACACAGCATCGGCGGATCTTTGGGCAAACTGATTGAGCCGGTCATTGCCCCCCTCGGTTTCGATTGGAAGATGGGTGTCGGCATCATCGCCAGCTTCGCCGCGCGCGAGGTCTTTGTCAGCGGTCTGGCCGTCGTCAACGGCGTCGGCAGTGCCGATGAGAACTCCTCCGATCTGCGCCAGACTCTGCGTGCCGAAAAACGCCCCGGCAGCGGTGCGCCCGTCTATACTCCGTTGCTCGGCCTCGCGCTGATGGTCTTCTTCGTACTGGCCTGTCAGTGCATGTCCACCGTGGCGATTGTCCGCCGGGAAACCAACAGTTGGCGCTGGCCCGCTTTCATGATCGCCTACATGAGCATCCTCGCCTGGCTCGGAGCCTTCGCCGTCTACCAGGGCGGCCACCTCCTCGGCCTCTCCTGA
- a CDS encoding glycosyltransferase, with protein sequence MRLLLVNSAWAQSWGGGEKWTVEAAHWFAAHGHETLVVGRPDSRLLQVAEARGLTIAETIFGGDFSPPAIWRARALLKNFRADLAMVNFNKEAWQFGIAARLAGIPVVARHGFPLLRRGIHHRWLATGVLSKLVVNAASIREQYRRLGFPVDKVDVIHNGTALLPQKRGELRRRFGIADDALLVLGAGRLEPQKRFDRLLDIAAALAPRFPQLRVLIAGDGPRREELQQRIHTLTLENHVQLAGFVPDLAEIAGDADLFLLTSDDEGTPNVLLEAMAAGAACLSFDVGAVPEIFAGPLAESLIPAGDLAAMTARASELLSDDARRAQVAEMMRARIAAEFSVDYSMSRFESLFQRILQARP encoded by the coding sequence GTGCGGCTGCTGCTGGTCAATTCCGCCTGGGCACAGAGCTGGGGCGGCGGCGAAAAGTGGACGGTAGAGGCCGCGCACTGGTTTGCAGCGCACGGCCACGAGACGCTGGTAGTGGGGCGGCCAGATTCCCGCCTGCTGCAGGTTGCCGAGGCGCGGGGACTGACGATTGCGGAAACGATCTTTGGCGGAGATTTTTCTCCTCCGGCGATTTGGCGCGCGCGGGCGCTCCTGAAGAATTTTCGCGCGGACCTGGCGATGGTCAACTTCAACAAGGAAGCGTGGCAGTTCGGGATTGCGGCGCGACTGGCCGGAATTCCGGTGGTGGCGCGGCACGGGTTTCCGCTGCTGCGGCGGGGGATCCATCACCGCTGGCTGGCGACGGGTGTGTTGAGCAAACTGGTGGTGAATGCGGCATCGATTCGCGAGCAGTATAGGCGGCTCGGATTTCCCGTAGATAAGGTGGATGTGATCCACAACGGCACGGCTCTTCTGCCGCAGAAGCGCGGAGAGTTGCGGCGGCGATTCGGCATTGCGGACGATGCGCTGCTGGTGCTGGGTGCGGGACGGTTGGAGCCGCAAAAGCGGTTTGACCGGCTGCTGGACATTGCGGCGGCGCTGGCACCGCGGTTTCCGCAGCTTCGAGTTCTGATCGCCGGAGATGGACCGCGCCGCGAGGAATTGCAGCAGAGGATTCACACGCTGACGCTGGAAAATCACGTGCAGCTTGCGGGGTTTGTGCCGGATCTTGCGGAGATTGCGGGCGACGCCGATCTGTTTCTGTTGACCTCGGATGATGAAGGCACGCCGAATGTGCTGTTGGAAGCGATGGCGGCGGGTGCGGCGTGTTTAAGTTTTGACGTCGGCGCGGTACCGGAAATTTTTGCGGGTCCGCTGGCGGAGAGCCTGATTCCGGCGGGCGATCTTGCCGCCATGACGGCAAGGGCAAGTGAGTTGCTGAGTGATGACGCGCGGCGGGCGCAGGTGGCGGAGATGATGCGGGCGCGGATTGCCGCCGAGTTCAGCGTAGATTATTCCATGTCACGGTTCGAATCCCTTTTTCAACGCATCTTGCAGGCAAGGCCATGA